One Bacteroidota bacterium genomic window, GAACAATATCGCAAGCAAATCATCGACATGCTCACGACAGCATATTGGATGGAAATTGAAACCGTTACGAACTACATCGCCAACTCCGTGCACCTCGATGGCGTGCGTGCCGAAGAAATCAAGAAATCGCTTGCAGCCGACATTACCGAAGAGTTGACCCATGCACAAATGCTGGTGAAACGAGTGAAGGAGATCGGCGGGGCGGTTCCGGGTTCGATGCAGTTCAAACCTTCGCAGAAGTCGTTGCAGCCCCCGGCGGACACCACCGATGTCGTGGCAGTTATCAAGGGCGTTATCGAAGCGGAGGATGGGGCTATTGAGCATTACGGAAAACTGATTGAACTCTGCGGCGACGCGCATGACTATGTGACACAGGATCTGTGCATTACACAGCTTGCCGATGAGGAGGGTCACCGAACGGCGTTCGCAGGATATCTGAAGGAATACACCAAAGGTTGACATTTTCCGGTGTATTGCAATTAGCATCGGGATTTCTTAGGTTTCCAATGGATGGAAGACCTGTTCAAACGGGGTATTGAGGAATTCAACAAAGGATATTTCTTCGAGGCGCACGATCTGTGGGAGGAAGTTTGGAGGGAGTCCACAGGTCACAACAGGCTCTTCTACCAGGGGTTGATACAAACCGCAGTCGGCTTCTACCACCTTTCCAATAACAACTTCAAGGGAGCGGATAGCCAACTCGGCAAAGCCTTGACGAAGCTGGAACACTACCTGCCGTTCTTTCATGGAATTGATACACAACAGCTTGCGGCCGGTATTCGCATGTGTCTTGCAGACGTCCGGCATGCGCTTGAACGAACGGGTGGATTTGATGAGTCGAAAATACCTCGAATAAGGTTGAGCGACTCGGAATGAAACGATGAACCACTTAGAATAATCCAACGGAGGAAGTCTCATGGCAACAATGATTACGGAAGAATGCATTAACTGTGGAGCGTGCGAACCTGAATGTCCCAACACGGCAATTTACGCGGGGGGAGTTCAGTTTGAGTACGGCGGGCAGATGTATGAAGCGCTTTCAAATGATTTCTACTATATCGTGCCGGAAAAGTGCACGGAATGTGTCGGTCACTTCGATCAGGAACAATGCGCGGCAGTGTGTCCGGTAGATTGCTGCGTCCCCGATCCGAACCATCCGGAAACCGAGGAACAGTTGTTCGAGCGGGCGACACTCCTGCATCCCGACCGCGAATTTCCTCCGTTGAGCGAGGCGACATCCCGGTTCAGGAAGAACGCTTAGCTCTTGGTTTCGTTCTTGTGAAATGGTCGGTCTTCTGACAGGGGGCCGACCTTTATTTTTATCCAATTGATTGATACGGAATGAAGATCGGCAATTACGAACTCTTTGCAATCGAAACCGGCACGTTCGCCCTCGACGGCGGCGCCATGTTTGGCGTAGTGCCAAAGACCATGTGGGAGAAAGCGATTGCGCCGGATGAGAAAAACCGCATCGGCATGGCAGCCCGTGCTCTGCTTCTTGTCGGGAACGGGAGGAAGATCTTGATTGATGATGGCAATGGCTCAAAGTTCAATGAGAAGCTCGTTTCCATCTACAAAATTGACAACAGCCGGAACGACGTGTTATCCTCGCTGAAGACGCACAACCTGACGCCATCCGATATTACGGATGTTGTTCTCACGCATCTCCATTTCGATCATGCGGGTGGGTCGACGTTCAGGGACTCGGACGGTATCGTCAAGCCGACATTCCCGAACGCCAACTATTATGTGCAGCGGGAACACTGGGAGGCAGCGAACAACCCGACGGAGCGAGACAAAGCGAGTTTCTTCAAGGATGACTTCATGCCGCTGTACGAACATGGCTTGCTCCACTTCACGGAAGGTGAGGGCGAGATTCTACCCGGCATTTCCTGCAGGATTT contains:
- a CDS encoding rubrerythrin; its protein translation is MKEQYRKQIIDMLTTAYWMEIETVTNYIANSVHLDGVRAEEIKKSLAADITEELTHAQMLVKRVKEIGGAVPGSMQFKPSQKSLQPPADTTDVVAVIKGVIEAEDGAIEHYGKLIELCGDAHDYVTQDLCITQLADEEGHRTAFAGYLKEYTKG
- a CDS encoding DUF309 domain-containing protein, with the protein product MEDLFKRGIEEFNKGYFFEAHDLWEEVWRESTGHNRLFYQGLIQTAVGFYHLSNNNFKGADSQLGKALTKLEHYLPFFHGIDTQQLAAGIRMCLADVRHALERTGGFDESKIPRIRLSDSE
- a CDS encoding YfhL family 4Fe-4S dicluster ferredoxin — its product is MATMITEECINCGACEPECPNTAIYAGGVQFEYGGQMYEALSNDFYYIVPEKCTECVGHFDQEQCAAVCPVDCCVPDPNHPETEEQLFERATLLHPDREFPPLSEATSRFRKNA
- a CDS encoding MBL fold metallo-hydrolase; this encodes MKIGNYELFAIETGTFALDGGAMFGVVPKTMWEKAIAPDEKNRIGMAARALLLVGNGRKILIDDGNGSKFNEKLVSIYKIDNSRNDVLSSLKTHNLTPSDITDVVLTHLHFDHAGGSTFRDSDGIVKPTFPNANYYVQREHWEAANNPTERDKASFFKDDFMPLYEHGLLHFTEGEGEILPGISCRICNGHTTALQAPLISDGVTSMLYVADLMPTIAHVQLAWIMGYDLRPLVTLEEKRRILNEAVEGNWMLFFEHDATVATCRLQRTDKGIVALNPSPLG